A window of Candidatus Palauibacter soopunensis contains these coding sequences:
- the asd gene encoding aspartate-semialdehyde dehydrogenase, with product MRLTHPSNERVPVAVLGATGIVGQRLVRMLDGHPTLRLAAVAASETHAGERYGDVVRWSLGGDPPAEAVPLPLRMAVERPPCRLVLSALPSRVAHRLEPSLAEAGHTVCTNASAHRLRADVPLLVPEVNPQALTLTATQPWSERGGRLVANPNCVVAGLALALAPIQETFGIESATIVTLQAVTGAGLHGIGSVQIGGNAIPWIPGEEEKIGPELNKILGTDIPVAASVNRVPVLDGHTANVFLKLASPASPGDAARALAEFRGPPSLPGLPSLPERPLIVRSEPDRPQPRLDIGAAGGMAASVGRIRAAPPHDLAMTVVSHNGIRGAAGACLLNAELCLARESADARGTPIRVPHR from the coding sequence ATGCGCCTGACCCATCCGTCGAATGAACGCGTGCCCGTGGCCGTCCTGGGCGCGACCGGGATCGTCGGGCAGCGGCTCGTTCGGATGCTGGACGGCCACCCGACGCTCCGGCTTGCGGCGGTCGCCGCGTCCGAGACGCATGCGGGCGAGAGGTACGGCGACGTGGTCCGGTGGAGTCTCGGAGGAGATCCTCCCGCGGAGGCTGTTCCGCTGCCCCTGCGCATGGCGGTCGAGCGGCCGCCCTGCCGGCTCGTGCTCTCCGCGCTCCCTTCGCGCGTGGCGCACCGGCTCGAACCGTCGCTCGCCGAAGCGGGGCACACCGTATGCACCAACGCCTCGGCGCACCGGCTGCGAGCGGACGTGCCGCTGTTGGTGCCGGAGGTGAACCCGCAGGCCCTGACTCTCACGGCGACCCAGCCGTGGTCGGAGCGGGGGGGCCGCCTCGTCGCCAACCCGAACTGCGTGGTCGCGGGGCTGGCGTTGGCGCTGGCTCCCATCCAGGAGACTTTCGGCATCGAGTCGGCCACGATCGTCACGCTGCAGGCCGTCACCGGCGCCGGGCTCCACGGGATCGGCTCCGTTCAGATCGGAGGGAACGCCATTCCCTGGATCCCGGGCGAAGAGGAGAAGATCGGTCCCGAACTCAACAAGATCCTGGGGACCGATATTCCCGTGGCGGCGAGCGTCAACCGCGTACCGGTGCTCGACGGCCACACCGCGAACGTCTTTCTGAAGCTCGCATCGCCCGCGAGTCCCGGGGACGCCGCGCGGGCGCTCGCCGAGTTCAGAGGCCCGCCATCCCTGCCGGGTCTGCCTTCGCTTCCCGAGCGACCGCTCATCGTGCGGTCGGAGCCCGACCGTCCACAGCCGCGCCTGGACATCGGCGCGGCCGGAGGGATGGCGGCGAGCGTCGGAAGGATTCGTGCCGCGCCGCCACACGACCTCGCGATGACCGTGGTCTCGCACAACGGCATCCGGGGCGCCGCCGGCGCCTGTTTGCTCAATGCCGAGTTGTGTCTCGCGCGAGAGTCCGCTGACGCGCGAGGCACCCCGATCCGGGTTCCGCACCGATGA